The Meriones unguiculatus strain TT.TT164.6M chromosome 6, Bangor_MerUng_6.1, whole genome shotgun sequence genomic interval ctgtctcctgagtgccttCCTCCTGGAGGACAGTGACAGCAGATGTCCAGTGTCAGGCACATGTTTCTCTCTCCAGATTTCACTGGGGTGTGAGCATCCCTACTCCAGAGCGAACCATTTAGGAAGTTCAAGGGGAAACTGTATGTTCACCTTAGCCCTGAGGACCAAGGACCACTGTTTGTTGACTGGACGTAGCTTAAAGGACCCGAAAATGAGGTAGTGAGCTGCCTGGTGAATGTGCCCTGTGCCTGGTCACTTTTGCTGGGTGGATGTGGTCTCATGGGCAGGAGTCCCACTGCACAGGCCTGGAATATGAATAGAGGAAGGGGTCATCAGATTTCTTGAATGCTTGGCGGACAAGAGGATGTTGTAGAAGTTCTGAAAATGTGCACTTGAATGTTTGTGACAGGAGACAAGGAATAAGAGGGGTGTGGTAAGTTGGCTGGGcagcaagggtgtgtgtgtgtaggtatgtgtgtgtgggtagtGTGTATtctatgtcttttctttttgtcatgaTCAAACTTCAGCCTCCCTAGTtgctggaactacaggcatgaTGGTCTTGCTTCCAAATTTGCATTAAGACAAAAAGGAAtttgtcccctcccctcccctcccctccctttagATCACACAGGTATGTTAAGATCAGCTGCCATAATGGATTACTACAGTTTGGTGGCTCAAGCTACAGAAATTTCTTCTCAGTTGTAGAGACATAAAGTCTGAAATCAAGGACCACAGGGGTCCTGCTGCAGACACCAGGGGAAACTCTTACCTGTTCGTTCCTGGGTTCCGTTTGCTTGGAGAAATGGTTTCCATCCCTTTGCCTAAGGAAACGGTAAGGTGTTTCTTAGAGGCAGCAAAAGTATCATTCTTGCTTCCTAATCCAACCTGCTATTCTGGGTCTCTTTATTGTTTAATCGGGGTGATTCAAAGACCTGGACTAATTCCTCTCATTTTCTCGTATATGTTACAGAAAAGTAAATGGTGTTTAGgcatattaatttttataaattgtcTTTGTAGCCAGCATTCAGATGAAGAACACAGCCATCAGCCCTGAAACTTCTTTTTTTGCCACTTCTGGTTTTTCATTCCCTCCTAACGTGAGCATTACGGGGACTTCTAAGGCTTTACATCTGTAAggggtattttttttcctgtctctgcaTCTTACATAGAAGTGATGCACCCTAACGCTTACgagatggaggcaagaagatcaaggccagcctgggcaatgagacaaaaccaaaaagaattaaaatttttctgtCAGAATGGTATCTAGAAAACATACTTATTCTCCCCACCAACCTGAAGGTGGCTAGGGAGTGGGTTACATGCATGAGCTTCCTTCCACAGAATCCACACAAAAGCGCTCctccgtaatcccagcacccacacagggaTATGGGAGGTGGAAAGGAGAACCCAGGGAAGTTCACAGCCCAGCCAGCCGGCCATACCCGGCACCAGaccaagggggaggggaggaccacACCtgtggttgtcctctgacctccttagGTGGGCAGTGGAAAGTGGGTGCTGGCCATGAAAGACTTTCAAAGAGCGGGGGCCAAACCACAGGTGAGCAGAACCATGCGGGAGAATGGACCTGGAGCCGCTCCTCTGCCAAGGGCCCCCTGTGTGGTGCTGTGCACAGAAACTGTGTCCTCCCTCTGATGGAGGTCCTCTTTTTCTCTGTATTCTCCACCCCtctacacagacagacagacagacacacacacacaatgatgaaaacaaaacattcgAGACAGGCTGACcttcaaaatacagaaatccgcctgcctctgcctcccacgcactgggattaaagacatataaCACCACACTCACATAAATTAAAATCGTTTCactttttgattgattgattgatttttgagacagggtttctctgtgtaaccccaaTAGTTCTGGAacttaactctgtagaccaggctggcctccaactcagagatctacctgcctctgccttccaagtgctgggattaaaggtgtgagtgatttattttcattttatgtgtatgattacTTTATCCTAATGGATATATGTGCGCCACATGCAAATCTGAGAGTCAggggggccagaagagggactggatcccctgggactagactTATAGATAGCTGTGAGGTACCTCATAGATGCTAGGAattggacccaggtcctctgcaagagcagcatgcactaactgctgagccatctctccagcgcctaAATTaaattctttggtttttcaagacagggtagccttggccgtcctagaactcactttgtagaccaggctagtctccaactcagagatccaactgcctctgcctccgaagtaTCGGGACTAAAGGCaggcatcaccatgcctggcctaaaTCAAATGATTATATGGCATTACTGgatgtttttttcatgttttcagatagaaaatgcttcttgttttctctgaTTCCACCAATGGCATCGTTGTGAACTAGCTGCTTCAAATGCTAGGCCAACCTATCTGAAGAGGTGAGAAATGCACAAAGACAAACCCACTGTGGGACACAGCCAGCAGCACCagtttattttacagtgttcacTATCACAGTTAAGGTTACTGTTGTGAGATGTTAGTGGTTTTGGTCCACATTTTATTTTCCATCTGAATTAGAAACATTTTAcattagttaaaaataaatttttatgagTCTGAGTCCACATTTTTTCTTGACCACTGGAACATTACAGTTTCAAgtaacaaaagataaaaataaaaacatcgaAGACTAAATCTACCGATATGTACATACTGAACATGTTTAATGACCACAGCCATTAGCAAGTCCTGATGTCACCTCTTCGGTTCGGAACCTCACTACCGAGCCATCACACAGAGAGCTCTGGGACTTCCCGGTTGTCCACGATGAGCGTATGGATGatgccttctttcctcttcccgcTGCTGACAGCTTTTATGTAACACTCATGGCTCCCGACACTGAAGTGTGTTTCAGTCCCGTCATCTACAAACGCGCcctaggagagcagagcaggaggcatCAGTGTCGCAGAAACCCCTCTGCCGGAGAACAACACCCTCTTAAAAAGTACAGGTCATGATGTCAAACTCTGCGACGTCAGAGCCCAGAGATTATGTTTAGAGACCTTGCTGTAATTTCCAAAAGTCTGAGGGGTCTTAAGTTTTGGGAGGAGAAAGTTCTATGTCCACAGTGTAGACAATGTTTGCAGAACTAAAAATGGTGAGCAGGTCAATAAACATTTCTCAGCTACACCATATCAGCTCGCGGACACCGTTTCACCGACTTTACAACAGCTGCCAGATAGCATGACTATACTCATCTTATAGATACAGAAGttgaagagcaacatatttaataaCTTGCTGAAGGCCCAACCAGCAAGAGACGGAAGGGTTCCCACCAACAACTCAGCTGCCTCTGGTGGAAGGCTAACACGCGCCCAGCGTAACCAACAGCACTGACCACTGAGCACCACACCCTTCACTAATCTGttcgttttgttttctgagacagggtttctctgtgtgaacagccctggctgtcctggaactggccaGGAACTGTCTGGCTctgacgaggctggccttgaatttacagagactcactgcctctgcctcctgagtgctggggttaaaggtgtgcaccaccacacctgtcctTATGGCATTTTTGCTATttgatttaaaataaacattaaaattaaccCACCTTCAACTTCTAACATTACATCCAAGTCTCACTGGCTCATACTGTATTTCTGTGGAGCGGTACTAACTTAGAGTTAAACTTTGGGAGCTTAGAGGACAGAAGTGGAGTGTGTCAGAAAGCAAGGGAGGCACAATCAGACTCAGAACTTGttggcagaggcaggaactgtGGCTTGGTGCTGGAGGTCCTGCTAGTCCTCACTGTGCTCCTGGGCACTGCAGAGATCCACAGAGTGAGCAAGCCTGGAGTCTGCTCTCTAAGCAACAGCACGCACGGGAGCATGAGAGGAAGTGCACCCTGGGCTCCCAGCAGCCCCGGCGGGTGGTCTGCAGAGGAGGTGCAATGTGCTCCTCCAGGCTTGTCCTGGGCACTTTGCACTGAGCCCTGGAAGAAACCTTTGGAGGGCCAGACAAGGTTTCCCAGCAGAACCCCTGCTTCTTGGCAACTTCACACGCTAGTGATGATGCTGGGGTGGAAACAATGTGGGCTGCACGGGAGCAGCCCCGTGTGTGCACAGACTGGAGCTGGCCGAGGTGGGGAAGCTGCCTGCGCCGTTCTGGCGCCAGAGCGAAAACAGGCAACGTGGTTACAGAGGGCTGTCTTCACACTGGCTTCCCGGCAGTTACTGAGAACGAGCCCATCACAGATGGATGCTGTTTCTACCCTACTTAAAGCCACATGCACTTATACTGAAAGCCATTATTCTGTGCAAATGACAACACGGTGATATTTCCAGAAACCTACCTTATCACGGTCAGTTTTGGCACATTGAGGGCAGTCGCtcgggcctcacacatgctaggtagGTGCACCACTCTACTCCTGAGCTACAACACCAggcttgatttattgttttaagATTCCATTTCACTAAACATTATTTTCAGAAGCCAGGCAGAGTGGCACACACACagctgtaagcccagcactcggttgggggcagaggcaagtggacctctgGGTTCATAGCAGCCTAGTCTGCAGAGCaggtcccaggacagccagggcaacacagaaaagcactgccttaaacaaacaaacaagacaaaagcatttgttttagatttttcaattgtGTATGTCTGCAcgttttgcttgcatgtttgcCTGCGGACCACAGTgggcctggtgcccatggaggggagaagagggtgctggatcacCAGGAACTTGAGTTGTAGATGactgggggtgctgggaatccaacccatcctctgcaagagcaacaagtgctcttaaccagtgagtcatctctccagccgagtgtacatgtgtgtgtgtgtgtgtgatcatgcCTAGCTTTTACACGGCACTCGGATCCTAACTCAGGTCCCTGTGCATGCCCTGGCAGTTTACTGGCAGAGATCGATACAGCTCTCATCCTCTCCACACTCATACCTCTTGCCTCCATATTAGCTCAAgaaaaaggtggggggggggtgtccaggATGAGGAACTGTCGACTCAAACACACTATAACAAATGAAGGGAACTTACTGCTGTCTCCATTTTTTGACCATTGCACCATACATCCATAGTGTCTTTTTCTGTAAAAGCAACATAAACTTCAAGTTATAATTCTATATTTCAGGTTAACTTCTTCTTTAAAGTTAGATACGCATATATTTCTAGATTACAATCAATATTCTAAAACTCAACACTTTCAATGTCTTTGAAACTCTCAAAATTTTGAAGAAACTTTGTgcatcaatgaaaccaaaagacTTTTTTGAAATCTTTTAAGAGGGTCCTGTCAGAATATGATAAAAGTCTAATTAAACAAAGCAACTTCTGAAGGACAATTTTTGTCAAGAGTTTATAAACAAATGAACGAGGGAGTGAAGAAATGATGAGCCCTTACTCATGGGAAATGTGGTGAGCACCAGGGACTAGATGACTTCTCTTGCCCCCTGCACTGACAGAGCTAAACGGATGATGGCAGGAAGACCGTCCGCCTTGGGGTTTAGAGAAGGCAGACAGCAGGAACTTtacttttagttgttttttttttttctggacagaACAATAATCCTATTTTTATAGCGgttttacttttgaaaaaaacTCCTAGATTATAAGGGAAAACAGATCAAGCACATGGACTCTACAGTATGGAACACAGGGAGCGCAATGCTGCCGTGGCACTAGCACATGGACTCTACAATACAGAACACAGAGAATGCAATGCTGCCATAGCACTAGCATGAGGACCCTACAGTATGGAACACAGGGAACACAACGCTGCCGCAGCATCCTTAGGCAGCAGTTTGCTACCAGAGTTCACTGTCAGTGGGAGTATTCATCTCTGCCTGTCAATATTGGTGTCCTAAAAACTGGATGGAATACTGTGGTCACCAAGGAGGCAGGTGAGGaagtggagacagagaaagagagagaaagagagacagacagagacagagacacagagagacacagggagCAAGCCTGTGTTTGTGGCCTGCACAGGCACCAGGATCCAAGGATAAAATCCTGCCCAGGGGTCATGTCTGAGGGTCCAGCCAAGGGTGTGACTCCGGCAGGCCACCTACTGTAGGGGCACAAGGTGAGGGGGCTTCTCTTCTCCCCACTTCCTGAGCCAGATGGGCCCCTGGCTTAAGCTGCAGGGAGCCTTTGAGGAGGGCTAAATGTGACAAGAGGAAAGCAGTGGTGGCCTCAAGATACATGTAGGGCCATGCCAAAGGCAGTCTGGATATGATTCTTACATGGTCCGAGGCAGGGAAACCCAGCTGATCACAGCATGTGGCTGAATATCCAGTGCTAAGATCAGTGACAGGGGAAGAGGGACGTGATAGGTAATTAAGTAGTAATTAAGTAGGTAGGTAATTGGTAGGTAATTAAGTCTATTCACtgaacatgcatacatatttaGATTATCTAAATTATCTAGAGAGGTTTGCTGGGGAGGATGGCTAATCCAGAAGccattaaagaaaaacagattccACCTGAAAACAAATTTTCAAAATCTGCATGACTGAAAAGACCATGGGCGTAGATAAGCAATGTCATATAATAACAAACCAGCGCTGCACTGCAAGGCTGTATCAACATTCAGAACAAAACCAAAGGAAGGCCCACATTCTCAAATGCATTGACTCTCTAacccagcggttctcaaccttcctaatgctccgaccctttaatacagttcctcatgttatggtgacccctcCCCTCCGTCCAAGCACAAAATTATTTccgttgctactttgtaactgtaattttgctgttgttatgaattgtaatgtaaatatctgatatatgacctctaaaagggtcacgacccacaggctgagaaccactgttctaaaccTTTCACAGCTAAATAAGTGGTAGGATGcggtgagtctctgcatctctggcTACATCATGGTGACACTCAGAAAGATGGCTGACACAAACTATTAAAAGCtctagtaaggaaaaaaaaaaaaaaaagagagtcacacagacacaaaactcATTTAAAACAGTGAAGAACAGAAAATATGGGAACAAGGACTTCATAAATTCTGAGGGGAAATTATTTTGTCGTATTCAGGAAAAACagcaagctgggcagtggtggcacatgcactcgggaggcagaggcaggtagatgtctgagttccaggccagcctggtctacaaagccagtccagaacagccaaggctacacagagaaacaaaccctgtctcaaaaaaaccagccaaacaaacaaacaaagagaaaagaaaaacagcaactcaacttagaagccaagaaaaagtttatttcctTGACCACAGAAATAATTCCTTCAAGATGTATTTCAGTAACGAGATGAAATTGGGAAGAGCTGGCAGCAACTGGCTGAACTGCTGCTGTTCATGAAGATGAGCCTAGGTGGCCACACTGGAGAAGGCCAGAATCTCCTGCTCTCCAACAGACACGACCCAAGAATGAATGGAGGGCTCAGTGCCTTttatttatgaagaaaaatacCAAACAATAGATGTCTGCATTAATATTACTTCTTAAACCCattgattttaattttcaaatccAACCTTATCAAATGTGACATTAGGACACCGCATACAAAACCCAGGGAGCTGAATGAATAGCCATTTCTGCGGGACAGGAGGAGGACAGCTGTGCTTGCGGTTCTCCTCTTAGGAAAGGGACCACAGAAGTCTGTAGGGCAGGACATCATAATGGCCAGAAGGTTCTGCAGAAAGAGCCGACTTACCCAGAACAACTCTCATGTCCTTGCCGTCCAAATGCAATACCCAGGTGTTGGTTGTCTTTGATCTGTTCTCCATGTACTTCTTGAGGCTTTTCCCATCAATTTCCAGGGTGTACTCATATGCAAAACCACTGACAGCGTCTATATTTATGGTGGCTTTGGTTTTTGCGGCTCCGACGTAGAACGTTTCTTTGCCCACCAATTTGAACATCCACTCTTTTCTTATCTCTTCCTAGATGATGACATATAAAGGTTTAAGAAACACAGGACAGAAAAATTAatacttaattttaaaagtagtGTAAAATTTCAGACTGTTCAAATGACAATATTAgctgcatttttattatttcatgtagAGGTTCCTCAGAGTAGTCATTCTAAGTTTAGATGTTAGAAGCTGCAGTCTCTGTATTCTGTAATGACCATCAGATTGCTATAGACACATGAAAAACAGCCACagtcaaaacaaagacaaacacaacCCCCTGATTTGACTTATTGAGAGGCTGCACTGACAAAACCAAGCTTTGCTGTCACAGTTGACAAAGTCACGCGTTTCCTACCTTCCCATCCACATACACAACGCGTTTGCCTGAGGTGGTCCCATGCTCAAATTCAATCTTGTGGACTCCATCACTTAATGCAACATCCCAAACAGCTACAAGATCTGTCATCTTTTCCAGGCTATAAAGAGGGCTAAGGGAATAAAACAGAGCCATTAAAGGGGGTCAAAACAGTGGGAGAATGACTAGTCACTCCTTCCACTGGGAAAAGGCCAGATTTTCAAGGTCCTTACAACTATAAAATGACAAAGTCATATTCCTCAAGATACCCCACTCACACGGCATGTAACTGCTTTCTCTCCCGGGCTCTCCCCTCAGGAGACACTGTGCAGAGGTGTAGTCTATAATCCCAAAGTCACCTAAATACTAATAAGATTAAGATGTAACAGTTAATCCCGGACAGCACTCTGGGCTGGGCCAGTACATGGAAAGGTTAGAGAGAGTCACTACTTTacgaacaacagcaacaacaaaaaggccaGAAATTagcagttttttttgttttttgttttgttttgttttgttttacatcaGATTGATCCCAAACAAGAATTCTTCAAACTTTTCAGAACCACTGACGGGGGGTTTgtttcaacaacaacaattttAGAAAGTGTTCTGATCTAACATTAAGAGCTATCATGGAAGAAATCTAATGTTGAGATAGATGATTAACTAGCTCTGAGTAGTTACGGCAGTAAGGGGGGTCACAGCTGACTGCAGCTGGCCAGTGCTCTCCAGGAACCGGTTCTGCCAGTAAAACATGGGCTCCTCTCTGGGAGATGGAGGCTGTCAGTCCCCTTGCTTTACAGAGGGGGCACAGAGACCCCAAGGTTTAACCAGGGGCACTTATTGTCACGATGACAATAAGTGGTAAAAGGAGTAGGCTGTAAGCCTACTGGATCCAACTCTGTTCTTGCATCTCCCCCTTTGCCCATTCTAATCTCTTACCCTGCACTCTCTTACTCATTTTCAAGGGGCTGCTgagagttctgtgctgagaagGTGCTATGGAGGAGGATTACGGTGGCCGCATCCACACAGGTGACTCACTAACCTCCTCtaagtcaggaagcagagcatgCATTCTGCAGTGACACAGAACGTGTCCCCAACAGACACAGGAGTCTCCGGATCTATCCTGACAACCCCAGAACTTTCAAAACAAGACATTTACCTTTCATCATCTTCAAAGATAGGACTGTCATCTCCAGATGCCATGGTTAGCAACACAGTCTGCAATCCAATTAGCAGccaggaaagagaaaagcagaaatgCAGCAGAGACAGGTTGGAAGCAGCAAAGATGGCTacaaagggtttttttgtttttggcattGAGATTCTTTCATTAACTGCCTGCATGTTCCAATGAAGTTGCATTTACATACAGTAGAGGGGAAAGCTTTTGTTTTCAGAGATAGTTCGAGCATACAAATAAGCCAATTCCATTTTCTATTTAAACATTtacaatttcatatatatatataatttttttttttgagacagaatttctctgtgtagctttggaactcactctgtagaccaggctggcctggaactcagatccatctacctctgtctCTCACGTGCTGATttaaggtgtgtaccatcactgcctggcaagcatttataatttctttttttttttctttttaaagatttatctatttactatttatacagtgttctgcctgcatgtgtgcctgcaggccagaagagggtgccagatctcactctacatggttgtgagccaccatgtggttgctgggagttgaactcaggacctttggaagaacaaccagtgttcttaacctctgagccatctctctagcctcatttataatttcttaaaacatcggaatagggctggagagatggcccagaggttaagagcactgtctgctctttcagaggtcctgagttcaattcccagcaaccacgtggtggctcacaaccatctataatgagatctggtgccttgttctggcgtgcaggcacagATGCatgcagaatattgtataaataataaataaataaacctttaaaaaaacagAGGAATAAACTCTAGTTTGTCTTGAATATTACATCATACAGGAGCCTAAGGAACCGCCCCTGTCCCAGGGGTCTCCCCTGGAACACAGAAAGCCCCAAGGGTTTGAGGCTGTGCTCCAGGGGGCAAGTCAAATGCTAAGATAAACAGCTCTACTCAGCCAGTATGTGAAACTCCAAGCCAATATGTGAAGCATGATGGCGGCATCAATACTCAGGGTGACATTTAAGATCCAAGCTTTACAGTATAGTTCGAAGGCcaacacataatttaaaacattttcctccAGAGAAATTGTGAATTTGTGTGAAGTAGCTGGGGATATGTGAGACTGTTCTGTTCAAAGCTTATTCACTCATTTTCCTAAGTCCTCAGTTATAGGACTCAGTCAGTTCAGAGGCAGAGATCAGCTCCAAGCACTGACGGAATTGTTTAAGTGTTAGTTACATTTCACAAGCTGGAAGTGCGCCTAGGCCTCCATGCACAGCAAACACTACATGGAGAAGGCTGGGGAGCTAAAGAACCACTCAGAAGCAGACGCATGCTAACAAGCACAGGGGATGCAAACGAGGAAGCTACAGTGAGCAGCCTACTCCTGCAAAGCTTTTATAAATTTGACTGTGTTTTGCTCCCAAGGCCTACTCCAGTTTTAGCACTCTCCTCAGTAAGTGCCTTCCCTGCCAGGATGTCCAAGGGTGTGCTCCCTTTGCTAACAATGGAAGACTGCCAACCCCTTCTGCTGGAAGAAAAGTCAGGTGCCACAAACTGTTTCAAAAAGATTACGGAATAAAGGTTTCTATGCATAGCAACAGAATGCACACAGTGGTGTAATATAATGCTGGGGGCGTTCTCTGTAAACCATAGGGGACAATGCCATTCAAAATTTGCTATCCAACTTTTAGAGTGTTCCAAGAAGTTCATCTCTCAAACCTGAGACAGTTGGAGTGTTTTGTAGTAGAAAGAACTCCAAACATTACTAAGATGCGCTAATAAagcacagaggctggagagatggctcagaacgTGATTAAGAAcgtgactgctctttcagagaacactAGGTCAGTTCCTACCACCCAAGTCAGGcagcccacaaccacctgtaactcctgcaGTAAGAGGGTCTGATGTCCTCGAGACTCTGAT includes:
- the LOC110548405 gene encoding fas apoptotic inhibitory molecule 1 isoform X2 encodes the protein MTDLVAVWDVALSDGVHKIEFEHGTTSGKRVVYVDGKEEIRKEWMFKLVGKETFYVGAAKTKATINIDAVSGFAYEYTLEIDGKSLKKYMENRSKTTNTWVLHLDGKDMRVVLEKDTMDVWCNGQKMETAGAFVDDGTETHFSVGSHECYIKAVSSGKRKEGIIHTLIVDNREVPELSV
- the LOC110548405 gene encoding fas apoptotic inhibitory molecule 1 isoform X1 encodes the protein MASGDDSPIFEDDESPLYSLEKMTDLVAVWDVALSDGVHKIEFEHGTTSGKRVVYVDGKEEIRKEWMFKLVGKETFYVGAAKTKATINIDAVSGFAYEYTLEIDGKSLKKYMENRSKTTNTWVLHLDGKDMRVVLEKDTMDVWCNGQKMETAGAFVDDGTETHFSVGSHECYIKAVSSGKRKEGIIHTLIVDNREVPELSV